The Actinocatenispora sera genome has a window encoding:
- a CDS encoding MBL fold metallo-hydrolase: MTYTGQVRPGGPAATRSLDRLSITKISVGPADNDAYLLRCRATGAQVLIDAAADPDVLLDLVDDHPLDTVVTTHRHADHWQALAAVVSATGARSVAGVRDAAALPVPTEGVAEGTTVPVGDCVLEVIELVGHTPGAIALLYRDPAGHPHLFTGDSLFPGGPGKTTSPTDFTSLMDDLEAKVFGRLPDDTWVYPGHGDDTTLGAERPHLARWRRRGW; the protein is encoded by the coding sequence ATGACCTACACCGGACAGGTCCGGCCCGGCGGGCCGGCCGCCACCCGCTCGCTGGACCGGCTGTCGATCACCAAGATCTCCGTCGGCCCGGCGGACAACGACGCCTACCTGCTGCGCTGCCGGGCCACCGGAGCGCAGGTGTTGATCGACGCCGCCGCCGATCCGGACGTGCTGCTCGACCTCGTCGACGACCACCCGCTGGACACCGTGGTGACCACGCACCGGCACGCCGACCACTGGCAGGCGCTCGCCGCGGTGGTCTCCGCGACCGGCGCCCGGTCGGTGGCCGGGGTGCGCGACGCCGCCGCGCTGCCGGTACCCACCGAGGGCGTCGCCGAGGGCACCACGGTGCCGGTCGGCGACTGCGTTCTGGAGGTGATCGAACTGGTCGGGCACACCCCGGGGGCGATCGCGCTGCTCTACCGCGACCCCGCCGGTCACCCGCACCTGTTCACCGGCGACTCGCTGTTTCCGGGTGGGCCCGGCAAGACCACCAGTCCGACCGACTTCACCAGCCTGATGGACGACCTGGAGGCGAAGGTGTTCGGTCGACTGCCGGACGACACCTGGGTCTACCCGGGTCACGGCGACGACACCACCCTCGGCGCGGAGCGACCGCATCTGGCGCGGTGGCGCCGCCGCGGTTGGTGA